In one window of Nothobranchius furzeri strain GRZ-AD chromosome 11, NfurGRZ-RIMD1, whole genome shotgun sequence DNA:
- the LOC129157488 gene encoding acyl-coenzyme A thioesterase 1-like produces the protein MSAQVRLKLLPRARCLDDDPVQVKVSGLKSRQVVAMRARSTDERGVVFSSSATYRADGNREIDLNRDTSLCGSYYGVEPMGLLWSMRSETMHKRFQKTNSSKPHVVKFSVHEVKGRMLAEATNERLFMGDGFSRVPVSQGNVSGILFTPPGL, from the coding sequence atgTCTGCCCAGGTCAGACTGAAGCTGCTCCCTAGAGCCAGGTGTTTGGATGATGACCCCGTCCAGGTGAAGGTGAGTGGGCTGAAGTCGAGGCAGGTGGTCGCCATGAGAGCCAGATCCACCGATGAGAGGGGAGTGGTGTTCAGCTCCTCGGCCACCTACAGAGCTGATGGTAACAGGGAGATCGACCTGAACAGAGACACCTCACTCTGTGGGAGCTACTATGGAGTAGAACCCATGGGTCTGCTGTGGTCCATGAGGTCAGAGACCATGCACAAAAGGTTTCAGAAGACTAATTCTTCAAAACCACATGTGGTGAAGTTCTCTGTTCATGAAGTGAAGGGCAGGATGCTGGCTGAGGCCACTAATGAGAGGTTGTTCATGGGAGATGGATTCAGCCGGGTTCCTGTCAGTCAGGGGAATGTTTCTGGTATCCTGttcactcctccaggtttgtaa